The proteins below come from a single Acaryochloris sp. CCMEE 5410 genomic window:
- the yidD gene encoding membrane protein insertion efficiency factor YidD, which yields MKQLLIGMIQVYRRLISPLFPPSCRFHPTCSAYAIKAISTWGTFKGSWLAAKRICRCNPFHPGGYDPVPTVATLSDSAHSETIDSEADQGNSPHGSE from the coding sequence ATGAAACAGCTATTGATTGGGATGATTCAGGTGTATCGACGACTGATCTCCCCTCTTTTCCCTCCTTCCTGCCGCTTTCATCCTACTTGTTCTGCTTATGCCATCAAAGCCATCTCTACTTGGGGAACGTTCAAAGGCAGTTGGTTAGCCGCTAAACGGATTTGTCGCTGTAATCCCTTTCACCCTGGTGGCTACGATCCTGTGCCAACAGTTGCTACATTATCGGATTCAGCTCATTCTGAAACGATTGATTCTGAGGCAGATCAGGGCAATAGCCCTCACGGTTCTGAGTAA
- a CDS encoding OB-fold nucleic acid binding domain-containing protein, whose translation MVKITQRRSLGLQSVYDIGLAQDHNFVIANGWVAANCFNKSHSTAYGYVTYQTAYLKANYPVEYMAALLTANSGDQDKVQKYIATALSMGIEVEPPDINRSGVDFTPLDKNILFGLSAVRNLGQGAIEAILAARDEDGGFESLAELCDRVDPRVVNRRALEALIYSGALDAFDTNRNQLVHDLELILEWAQSRAKDRAIGQGNLFDIMGGEGDAPTSLETAPKAEPVEDFQESEKLKLEKEILGFYISNHPLREIERPARLMAPISLANLEEQPEKTTVSAIVLLTEVKPIITKKGDRMAIVQMEDLSGKAEGVVFPRSFERIGEYIETDLRLMIWGKVDRRDDRIQIIVEDAEPIEEVKLVMVEIPAQDAGNIQQQQRLKEILRQQAGEENAAKVSVIAKIKGDEKSQLVRLGSQFRVQNEHMAVQALASAGFRASSSVLVDLKT comes from the coding sequence GTGGTGAAGATTACTCAACGTCGCTCCCTTGGCCTCCAGTCTGTTTATGATATCGGTCTTGCCCAGGATCATAATTTTGTGATTGCCAATGGCTGGGTCGCGGCCAACTGCTTTAATAAATCTCACTCCACCGCCTATGGATATGTCACCTATCAAACGGCCTATTTAAAAGCCAACTACCCTGTTGAATATATGGCGGCCTTGCTCACCGCCAATAGTGGTGACCAAGATAAGGTGCAGAAATACATCGCCACGGCCCTCAGCATGGGGATTGAAGTGGAACCGCCTGATATTAACCGTTCTGGCGTGGACTTTACTCCCTTAGATAAAAATATTCTATTTGGCCTGTCTGCGGTCCGTAATTTGGGTCAAGGGGCCATTGAAGCTATTTTGGCGGCTCGGGATGAGGATGGGGGATTTGAGTCCTTAGCAGAGCTTTGCGATCGCGTTGATCCACGAGTGGTTAATCGGCGGGCCTTAGAAGCGCTAATCTATAGCGGTGCTCTGGATGCCTTTGACACTAATCGCAATCAGTTAGTCCATGATTTAGAACTCATTCTGGAATGGGCTCAGTCGCGGGCGAAGGATCGAGCTATCGGCCAGGGCAATCTCTTTGACATCATGGGCGGCGAAGGCGATGCACCTACCTCTTTAGAGACAGCCCCCAAGGCTGAACCCGTTGAAGATTTTCAAGAATCCGAAAAGCTGAAGCTGGAAAAAGAAATCCTCGGCTTCTATATTTCTAATCATCCCTTGCGAGAAATTGAGCGGCCTGCTCGGCTCATGGCTCCCATCAGTTTGGCGAATTTAGAAGAGCAGCCAGAAAAAACGACCGTCAGCGCCATTGTGTTACTGACGGAAGTCAAACCGATTATTACCAAGAAAGGCGATCGGATGGCGATCGTGCAGATGGAAGACTTGTCGGGGAAGGCAGAAGGCGTCGTCTTTCCTCGAAGCTTTGAGCGGATTGGCGAATATATTGAGACAGACCTTCGCCTGATGATCTGGGGAAAAGTGGATCGGCGAGACGATCGCATTCAGATCATCGTTGAAGATGCCGAGCCGATCGAAGAGGTGAAGCTTGTTATGGTGGAAATTCCGGCCCAAGATGCCGGTAATATCCAGCAACAGCAACGGCTCAAGGAAATTTTGCGACAGCAGGCTGGAGAGGAAAACGCCGCCAAAGTATCCGTCATTGCCAAAATTAAGGGAGATGAAAAAAGTCAATTGGTTCGTCTGGGGTCCCAATTTCGAGTCCAAAATGAGCATATGGCGGTTCAAGCTCTTGCCAGCGCTGGCTTTCGAGCATCCTCTTCGGTATTGGTTGACTTAAAAACCTGA
- a CDS encoding saccharopine dehydrogenase family protein, with protein MSRVLVIGGGGRIGQSVASDLVKQPGVDVTVTSRDIQSTQEATGLGSNIHAVQLDLDDWVTLEDAIASHDLVIHCAGPFHDRDARVLKTCIQHQVNYLDVSDHPSFTEKALQYQGQAQAAGVTAIINTGVFPGISNSMVRQDVEALDQADTIHLSYVVAGTGGAGVTIMRTTFLGLIESFPGWLQGKWQPIQPYSGRETITFPSPYGRVNVFWFDVPERLTLPQTFPVQSVITKFGSVPEIYNGITWALAHWMPKAWLQNRRMIEFLSWGGFVTTQFTDRFSGVGVAMRSAVTGIRLGKPTQAISTLVLPDTAIAAGYGTGSIAQLILTQALEKPGVWPVEAAVPTSLFQQTMAQRQVQIEQVISPIS; from the coding sequence ATGAGTAGGGTTTTAGTTATTGGCGGAGGGGGGCGCATAGGGCAAAGTGTCGCATCTGATCTTGTAAAGCAACCAGGTGTTGATGTTACGGTTACCAGCCGGGATATACAAAGCACTCAAGAGGCTACTGGCCTTGGCTCAAATATTCACGCTGTGCAGTTAGATTTGGATGACTGGGTGACATTGGAGGATGCGATCGCATCCCATGATCTCGTCATTCACTGTGCCGGTCCATTCCATGATCGCGATGCCCGAGTCTTGAAAACCTGTATTCAACACCAAGTTAATTATCTGGATGTCAGCGATCATCCTTCTTTTACAGAAAAAGCACTTCAGTATCAGGGGCAAGCCCAGGCTGCAGGGGTTACCGCGATCATTAACACAGGGGTTTTCCCAGGGATTTCCAACAGCATGGTCCGCCAAGATGTGGAAGCGTTGGATCAAGCCGATACCATTCACCTTAGCTATGTCGTCGCTGGTACGGGAGGTGCTGGAGTGACGATTATGCGCACTACTTTTCTGGGATTAATTGAGTCGTTTCCTGGGTGGCTCCAGGGGAAATGGCAGCCCATCCAGCCCTATAGTGGTCGGGAAACGATTACGTTTCCCTCGCCCTACGGTCGGGTCAATGTCTTTTGGTTTGATGTGCCGGAGCGACTCACCTTACCGCAGACGTTTCCCGTACAGTCTGTCATCACTAAATTTGGATCAGTTCCTGAGATTTATAACGGGATTACCTGGGCTTTAGCCCATTGGATGCCTAAAGCTTGGCTACAAAACCGACGCATGATTGAATTTCTATCCTGGGGCGGCTTTGTGACAACACAATTTACGGATCGCTTTAGTGGTGTGGGTGTCGCCATGCGCTCTGCCGTAACGGGTATCCGGCTGGGGAAGCCAACGCAGGCTATATCTACATTGGTGTTGCCTGATACTGCGATCGCAGCTGGATACGGTACAGGTAGCATTGCCCAACTGATTCTGACCCAGGCGTTAGAGAAACCTGGGGTGTGGCCCGTGGAAGCTGCTGTGCCGACGTCTTTATTTCAGCAAACCATGGCCCAACGCCAGGTCCAGATTGAGCAAGTGATATCTCCTATTTCGTGA
- a CDS encoding GNAT family N-acetyltransferase, whose product MFDSATNDDNIFFFKGFGFEMVGVQKEVGHVADRWQDVTIMQLILPQVPPYSTGE is encoded by the coding sequence GTGTTTGATTCCGCGACAAATGATGACAACATTTTCTTCTTCAAAGGCTTTGGTTTTGAGATGGTCGGCGTGCAAAAAGAGGTTGGACATGTTGCTGATCGTTGGCAAGATGTTACCATCATGCAGCTCATTCTGCCCCAAGTTCCACCCTATTCAACCGGAGAATAA
- a CDS encoding RidA family protein, translating into MNDAEEAAGLPKTSNYRYAKQVGNQLFVAGQVPHNSSAQLVGQSDPSLQAAQCLANLRQLLIVHRFSEVDIQQLTIYVVGEAANLTSAWSAVEQWFNRNVPPATLLGVAQLGYADQLVEIDATIIREVSE; encoded by the coding sequence ATGAATGACGCAGAAGAAGCAGCGGGACTCCCGAAAACATCAAACTATCGTTATGCCAAACAAGTGGGCAACCAGCTATTTGTGGCTGGACAAGTTCCGCACAATTCCAGTGCCCAACTGGTGGGTCAATCTGATCCATCCCTTCAAGCAGCTCAATGCTTAGCTAATCTTCGGCAGCTTCTGATCGTGCATAGATTTAGCGAAGTCGATATTCAGCAGCTCACCATTTATGTGGTCGGCGAAGCTGCCAATCTTACGAGTGCCTGGAGTGCTGTCGAACAGTGGTTTAACAGGAACGTACCTCCTGCAACATTGTTAGGTGTTGCTCAGTTAGGGTATGCCGATCAGTTAGTCGAAATCGATGCCACTATCATTCGAGAAGTGTCAGAGTAA
- a CDS encoding DUF427 domain-containing protein, protein MAQAVWNGVVVAESNQCEVVEGNQYFPPDAIKSDYFKASDTHTTCPWKGVASYYSLEVDGQVNKDAAWYYPDPKDAAKNIKGYIAFWKGVQVTA, encoded by the coding sequence ATGGCACAAGCAGTTTGGAATGGTGTGGTTGTGGCTGAAAGCAACCAATGCGAAGTGGTAGAAGGGAATCAATATTTCCCACCCGATGCCATTAAATCTGACTATTTCAAGGCCAGCGACACCCATACGACCTGCCCTTGGAAAGGTGTTGCTAGCTATTACAGTCTTGAAGTGGACGGTCAGGTCAACAAAGATGCCGCTTGGTATTATCCTGATCCTAAAGATGCCGCTAAGAATATTAAGGGGTACATTGCTTTTTGGAAAGGCGTGCAGGTGACGGCCTAA
- a CDS encoding cation diffusion facilitator family transporter: MLATTSTPSDQGSQEQWALTLSIMGSAVFAVLGGVFGLYTHSGAILLDGFYSLMTMTMSFVSLKVAALIQEGPSRRYQFGYYGFEPFINTIKGIIVLSVSLFAFVSAIEDLLHGGRDLVVGLALAYATLSTVGCFTFAILMHRYAQRLNLPLLEVEARDWTVDGCISSAVALTFVVTLLLQDTSWNIYLSYVDPLLVAILVLVIIPLPLRTVFEGVNQLLGVAPESELDREIRKTISQVARIQKHPIDRFHLQMMVQGRVLYVFIQILVPAEFVVDRVQELDQLRQKFADAIADLHPFPEVDIVFTEDPYWLKDGQ; the protein is encoded by the coding sequence ATGCTAGCAACAACATCAACCCCGTCCGATCAGGGGTCGCAAGAACAGTGGGCCTTGACCCTTTCGATTATGGGATCCGCCGTCTTTGCCGTTCTGGGTGGGGTGTTTGGACTCTATACTCATTCTGGCGCGATCTTGCTGGATGGGTTCTATTCCCTGATGACCATGACCATGAGCTTTGTCAGTCTCAAGGTGGCAGCCCTAATCCAGGAAGGTCCCAGTCGGCGTTACCAGTTTGGCTATTACGGCTTTGAACCTTTTATTAATACGATTAAAGGCATCATCGTTCTATCGGTTAGTTTATTCGCCTTTGTATCCGCGATAGAAGACTTGCTACATGGTGGCCGAGATCTCGTCGTGGGCCTGGCTTTGGCCTACGCGACCCTATCAACGGTCGGGTGTTTTACCTTTGCCATTTTGATGCATCGCTATGCTCAACGGTTAAACTTACCGTTGCTGGAGGTGGAAGCCCGAGACTGGACAGTAGATGGCTGTATCAGTAGCGCGGTAGCGTTGACCTTTGTGGTGACGTTGTTGCTGCAAGACACCTCCTGGAATATTTATCTTTCTTACGTTGACCCGCTGCTGGTTGCCATACTGGTGCTGGTAATTATCCCGTTGCCTCTACGCACCGTATTTGAAGGCGTCAATCAGCTACTGGGCGTTGCCCCAGAAAGTGAGCTGGATCGTGAGATTCGCAAGACCATTTCCCAAGTCGCCCGTATTCAAAAACACCCCATCGATCGCTTTCATTTGCAGATGATGGTGCAAGGACGGGTGTTATATGTCTTTATCCAGATCTTGGTCCCTGCTGAGTTTGTGGTTGATCGGGTGCAAGAGCTAGACCAGTTGAGGCAGAAATTTGCGGATGCGATCGCAGATTTACATCCATTTCCAGAAGTCGATATCGTATTCACGGAAGATCCCTATTGGCTCAAAGATGGCCAATAG
- a CDS encoding DNA methyltransferase: MDVSNPKDLNLNRLQECDRSFHDWYRFILSFPPHLVRTYINKFGLTEKSTLLDPFCGTGTTIVEAKKQGIPAVGTEATPMSWFASRTKTTWTVDPDQVRRAAERICDRIAADITPKNTTHLKKLAPDARSLLLKNSIGDLPLHKCLVLQEAIDAEPNLPLRHLLQLALAHTSVHTASNLRFAPEVGISRQRKQDAPVLTAWHQQVLAMAADLATIDCSPPTICYHQDARDLTRILQPESIDAVITSPPYPNEKDYTRTTRLESVLLGFLKDPSDLKAYKQSLLRSNTRNAFAADRDDLWVANTPQVTQLAATIERRRLELGKDSGFEKLYHRVTSLYFGGMKRHFANLRPILKPGAQLAYVVGDQASFLQVLIRTGELLAAIAEELGYTVRDVELFRTRLSSVTGEQLREEVVWLEWPGYERLSSP, translated from the coding sequence ATGGACGTTTCTAATCCCAAAGACCTGAACCTGAACCGCTTGCAGGAGTGCGATCGCAGTTTCCATGATTGGTATCGCTTTATCTTGTCCTTTCCGCCCCATTTAGTTCGCACCTATATCAATAAGTTTGGTCTGACTGAAAAAAGCACGCTGCTAGATCCCTTTTGCGGTACCGGGACGACCATTGTAGAAGCCAAGAAGCAGGGTATTCCTGCCGTTGGCACCGAAGCGACACCCATGTCCTGGTTTGCTTCTCGGACGAAAACCACCTGGACTGTTGACCCGGATCAGGTGCGAAGGGCAGCAGAACGGATTTGCGATCGCATTGCTGCCGACATTACACCTAAAAATACAACCCACCTAAAAAAGCTGGCACCAGACGCGCGATCTCTCCTGCTTAAAAACTCCATTGGCGATCTGCCCCTCCATAAATGTCTGGTCCTGCAAGAGGCTATCGATGCCGAACCCAATCTGCCACTACGACATCTTCTTCAGCTCGCCCTTGCCCATACCAGCGTCCACACCGCCAGCAACCTCCGATTTGCCCCAGAAGTGGGTATTAGCCGCCAGCGAAAACAAGATGCCCCTGTCTTGACGGCTTGGCATCAGCAGGTTTTGGCGATGGCAGCGGACTTAGCAACCATTGATTGCTCCCCTCCAACGATTTGTTATCACCAAGATGCTCGAGATTTAACCCGAATTCTGCAGCCAGAATCCATTGACGCGGTGATTACCTCTCCCCCTTATCCCAATGAAAAAGACTATACCCGCACTACGCGGTTAGAGTCCGTACTGCTGGGGTTTCTCAAGGATCCATCTGACTTAAAAGCCTACAAACAGTCGCTGCTGCGCTCCAATACCCGCAATGCCTTTGCAGCGGATCGGGATGATTTATGGGTGGCAAATACACCGCAAGTCACCCAGCTCGCTGCCACCATCGAACGCCGCCGACTAGAATTGGGCAAAGATTCTGGGTTTGAGAAGTTATATCATAGGGTCACCTCCCTCTACTTTGGGGGCATGAAACGCCATTTTGCGAATTTGCGCCCCATCCTCAAGCCGGGAGCCCAACTAGCCTATGTTGTTGGTGATCAAGCCTCTTTTCTCCAGGTTTTAATTCGTACCGGAGAGCTGTTGGCGGCCATTGCTGAAGAACTTGGCTATACAGTCCGGGACGTAGAGCTGTTTCGAACTCGCTTATCCAGTGTCACGGGCGAACAATTACGGGAAGAAGTCGTTTGGCTGGAATGGCCAGGGTATGAGCGGCTGTCCTCCCCCTAA
- a CDS encoding SDR family oxidoreductase, producing MDFNQRHVMITGGSSGIGKATACLLANQGANLSLIARTPSQLDVAVQEITAAQVQSDQQVIALTADVADQEALTQSIQTATTQLGPPDVLITAAGMARPGYFQEIPLDVFEQTMAVNYFGTLYAIKAVLPLMEERQQGHIVLISSGAGLVGLFGYTPYSPSKFALRGLAESLRGELKGTGIGLSIVYPPDTDTPQLEAENKTKPPETKNITASAEMWQPEAVAQEIVKGIKHQQFVVAPGLEMGLLAKLHSVLAPGLNWYFDRIVTKTRSQSS from the coding sequence ATGGACTTTAATCAGCGCCATGTCATGATTACGGGTGGATCGAGTGGCATTGGTAAAGCCACTGCCTGCCTCCTTGCCAATCAGGGAGCCAATCTCTCTTTGATTGCTCGTACACCGAGTCAATTAGACGTCGCAGTCCAAGAAATTACAGCGGCTCAGGTCCAGTCAGACCAGCAGGTTATAGCGCTCACAGCAGATGTGGCTGACCAAGAAGCCTTGACCCAATCTATCCAAACTGCAACGACTCAACTGGGGCCACCCGATGTTTTAATTACCGCTGCAGGCATGGCTCGTCCTGGCTATTTTCAAGAAATACCGCTAGACGTTTTTGAGCAAACGATGGCGGTCAACTACTTTGGCACCTTGTATGCGATCAAAGCGGTTTTACCCCTTATGGAGGAACGTCAGCAAGGGCATATTGTGTTGATTTCATCAGGGGCAGGATTGGTGGGACTCTTTGGCTATACCCCCTACAGCCCTAGCAAGTTTGCCCTGCGGGGGTTGGCCGAATCTTTAAGGGGAGAACTGAAAGGGACTGGGATTGGTTTATCGATTGTTTATCCCCCCGATACCGATACACCCCAACTGGAAGCAGAGAATAAAACCAAACCTCCAGAGACCAAAAATATCACCGCCTCGGCGGAGATGTGGCAGCCGGAAGCTGTGGCCCAAGAGATTGTCAAAGGGATTAAACACCAACAGTTTGTGGTGGCTCCTGGTTTGGAAATGGGGCTATTGGCCAAGCTGCACAGTGTTTTAGCCCCAGGGCTGAACTGGTATTTTGATCGGATTGTTACGAAGACGAGATCGCAATCCTCTTAA
- a CDS encoding histidine phosphatase family protein, producing MSEVVWIARHGHRQDYADLGWRKQADRPHDPGLSAAGVVEAQDLAQCLKAESIAHIVASPFLRTVVTAAHTATELNLPIHLEAGLGEHMSSHLFKSRPEPLPVGEMADRFPQVDRHYQSQIIPLFPETEEEALARAGEALQQLVGTFSGPLLIVTHELIGKGAAWGLINQRPPVRFPTCGLTKLVREQGEWKMAFTGETSHLSQPRHPIPEIWNYLLRQIVHR from the coding sequence ATGTCTGAAGTAGTATGGATTGCGCGGCATGGCCATCGGCAAGATTATGCTGACTTAGGCTGGCGCAAACAGGCAGACCGTCCCCATGATCCAGGCCTTTCGGCTGCAGGGGTTGTGGAGGCCCAGGACTTGGCCCAGTGTCTTAAGGCAGAATCCATTGCGCATATCGTTGCTTCCCCTTTTTTACGAACCGTTGTGACAGCCGCCCATACAGCAACGGAGCTAAATTTGCCCATCCACTTAGAGGCTGGGTTAGGAGAACATATGAGTTCCCATCTGTTCAAAAGCCGTCCCGAACCACTGCCTGTCGGTGAAATGGCCGATCGCTTCCCTCAGGTTGATCGACATTACCAGAGCCAAATTATTCCGCTTTTTCCAGAAACGGAAGAAGAAGCCCTCGCTCGAGCCGGAGAAGCACTTCAGCAATTGGTGGGCACCTTTTCAGGACCGTTGCTGATTGTTACCCATGAGTTAATTGGCAAGGGAGCGGCTTGGGGGCTGATCAATCAACGCCCTCCCGTTCGCTTTCCCACCTGTGGGTTAACCAAACTGGTTCGTGAACAGGGAGAATGGAAGATGGCTTTTACGGGCGAAACCTCCCATCTCAGCCAGCCTCGCCACCCGATTCCAGAGATATGGAATTATCTATTACGGCAAATTGTTCATCGCTAA
- a CDS encoding aminotransferase class I/II-fold pyridoxal phosphate-dependent enzyme has product MSNSSNSLDHLSAEEKRELLAELLQKKADAEPEIPPEHYRFDLYPEYLQLKEQQAQLQANDIRNPYFSVHEGIARDTTRIDGKELINFSSYNYLGLAGHPTVSETAKQAIDRYGTSVSASRPVSGEKPLHLELEQGIADFIGVDDAVLYVAGHGTNVTTIGHLFGRNDLILYDAYSHNSIFLGCMLSGARAMSFAHNDVADLERLLKQHRHRYQRVLVVIEGVYSADGDIPELPKFIELKERHKAFLMVDEAHSIGVLGEHGQGISEHFGIDPKTVDIWMGTLSKSFASCGGYIAGSQPLIEYLKCTAPGFIYSIGITPANTAASLAALQVLKQEPERVARLHARAQLFLDLAKEKGLNTGTSHGSAVIPVMVGETLKALHLSQQLFHQGINVQPMTFPVVPQNEARLRFFLSSTHTEAQIRQTVETLATALAHIETEIPA; this is encoded by the coding sequence ATGAGTAATTCCTCTAATTCCCTGGATCATCTCTCCGCAGAAGAAAAGCGCGAATTGCTGGCGGAATTATTGCAGAAAAAAGCCGACGCCGAACCTGAGATTCCTCCCGAGCACTATCGCTTCGATCTCTACCCTGAATATCTCCAGCTCAAAGAGCAACAAGCCCAACTGCAGGCGAATGATATCCGCAACCCTTATTTCTCTGTCCATGAAGGGATTGCCCGAGATACCACCCGCATTGATGGCAAAGAGCTGATCAACTTCTCCAGCTACAACTATTTAGGACTAGCCGGACATCCGACGGTTTCTGAAACCGCTAAACAAGCCATTGATCGCTACGGCACTTCGGTGTCAGCCAGCCGCCCCGTTTCTGGTGAGAAACCCTTACATTTAGAGCTTGAGCAAGGAATTGCAGACTTTATTGGTGTAGATGACGCCGTTCTCTATGTCGCTGGTCACGGTACCAACGTCACAACCATTGGGCATTTATTTGGCCGTAATGACCTGATTCTTTACGATGCCTATAGCCACAACAGTATTTTTCTTGGCTGTATGCTGTCGGGCGCTCGGGCCATGTCCTTTGCCCATAATGATGTAGCCGATCTAGAAAGACTCTTAAAGCAGCATCGTCATCGCTATCAGCGAGTTCTGGTGGTGATTGAAGGGGTCTACAGTGCCGATGGCGACATTCCTGAATTACCTAAATTTATTGAACTCAAAGAACGCCACAAGGCTTTTCTGATGGTGGATGAGGCTCACTCGATTGGTGTTTTGGGCGAGCATGGTCAAGGCATTAGCGAGCATTTCGGCATTGACCCTAAAACCGTTGATATTTGGATGGGCACCCTGAGTAAGTCCTTTGCCAGCTGTGGCGGATATATTGCCGGTTCTCAGCCCCTGATTGAATACCTCAAATGTACGGCACCGGGATTTATCTATAGCATTGGCATTACCCCTGCCAATACGGCGGCCTCTTTGGCGGCGTTGCAGGTGTTGAAACAAGAACCTGAACGCGTGGCTCGGCTCCATGCTCGGGCTCAGTTGTTCCTCGACTTGGCGAAAGAGAAAGGACTCAATACCGGTACTAGTCATGGTTCAGCGGTGATTCCCGTGATGGTGGGTGAGACCCTCAAAGCCCTGCATTTGTCGCAGCAGCTATTTCACCAAGGCATTAATGTTCAGCCGATGACCTTCCCGGTGGTGCCCCAAAACGAAGCTAGACTCCGCTTTTTCCTCAGCAGCACCCATACGGAGGCGCAAATTCGCCAAACCGTAGAGACCCTTGCCACTGCTCTAGCGCATATAGAGACTGAAATCCCTGCCTAA
- a CDS encoding acyl carrier protein: MPIQDNYQSTVAVAEAQPQGAVSPLETSPKLADIQAWLKKHLATSLEMSPEEIDIDVDFIDYGMNSVEVVNISGELEHFLGRRLDPMLVLDYSNIRELSEHLVADNEGSSPTTSALPADADELLSKLDVLSDDEVDGLLNAMLSEHNVAHE; the protein is encoded by the coding sequence ATGCCAATCCAGGATAACTATCAAAGCACGGTCGCTGTAGCGGAAGCGCAGCCTCAGGGCGCTGTTTCGCCCCTGGAGACTTCCCCTAAATTAGCAGACATTCAAGCCTGGTTAAAAAAACACTTGGCAACTTCCTTGGAAATGAGTCCAGAGGAAATTGATATCGATGTGGATTTCATTGATTACGGAATGAACTCTGTAGAAGTCGTCAATATTTCCGGTGAACTAGAACATTTTCTGGGTCGCCGTTTGGATCCCATGCTGGTTCTAGATTATTCCAATATTCGTGAATTATCAGAGCACCTAGTAGCCGATAATGAAGGCAGTTCTCCCACTACTTCAGCATTACCCGCAGATGCCGATGAACTCCTATCCAAATTGGATGTACTGAGTGACGATGAAGTAGATGGCCTGCTGAACGCGATGTTGTCAGAGCATAATGTTGCCCATGAGTAA